In Oscarella lobularis chromosome 5, ooOscLobu1.1, whole genome shotgun sequence, the genomic window CACCTCTCATCAGCGGCTGGCTCTTCTTCCGCTACATGGCAATAGGAATCTATGTTGGCATAGCAACAGTGGCTGGAGCCGCGTGGTGGTTTATGTATTATTCAGGTGGTCCTCTTGTCTCCTTTTATCAACTGGTAAGAAAGAAGGGGTTATTGAATAATTAGAGATTTGAGTTTGAGGGGGGAGGGGTCctctgcttctttttcttcttgttttATCGTCTCTTTGCATGTGCACGCAGACGCACCACCTGAGCTGCTCCATCCAAAAGGGGGAGTACTTTGGGAGTGTGAACTGTGCCGTATTCGATGATCCACGACCCATGACCATGGCGTTGAGCGTCCTTGTGACGATCGAAGCGTTGAATGCCCTTAACAGGTCTGTAAGAGCTTAATTTAatataatatttaattgaaacgTGTGATGCTAAGAaagctctctctctctcgataatgaataattaataatcctAAACGTGCTCTGATATGCTCTCATTCGTTCATTGACACATTATTGTGGCCAGGGCATGTGTCGTGGACATCGCACATCCCGTGATTTTGGATTACTGTAGGGTTGGTAACGGGGGTTAGTTGGGAGGAGGATTAGGGTTGTCGTGTCTCTAGACGCATCACATGCAGTGCGCCAAAGATACACAACAATTTGCCGGTGTTGACTGCGCCGTGTTTGGCAGTCTTCACCCCATGACAATGGCCCTGTCTGTTCTGGTCACGATTGAAATGTTGAACGCGTTTAACAGGTACTAGTACTACTACTACGATTATGACGACGATATAAAATGAGaatgcgcgcgcgcacggCACACAGTTTGAGTCAAACAAAAGCACTTGGCATCACACGTTATTTCTATAGACTAAAAcgatatttatttatttatttatcttatAGTCTTAGCGAGGATCAGAGTCTCCTTGTTATGCCGCCTTGGAAGAACATGTGGCTCATAGGAGCCGTTTgcctttccttctttttgcACTTTGTTCTTCTTTACACGCCCTTTTTAGCTGTgagttctcttcttctccgcgCATAGGGCCCTCTTTATACCTTTTGTTTAGCGCGTTTTTCAAGTGACTCCTCTGAATACGACGGAATGGCTGGCAGTCTTTGAGTTATCTATTCCTGTGATAATCCTCGACGAAATTTTGAAGTTTGTCTCCAGGAAGAGCAGATTAGGTGAGATAAATAGATGGTTCCTAAGGGGCTTTGACTgttattattttcttcttagaaacgaaaatgAAAGAGGAGTAAACTCCCAACTCTAAATTATTGACTGTGCTACTATGCTATGCTCTGGGTAATCTGTACCATAATGTAGTAGGAGATAGTAGTTGTTCTGTCGCGTGTCACGTCTATACTTGATAGTTGAattttagaaagaaaaaaaaaaggactGCACAACTACAGTAGAACTGAGTCTCCTGTACTGAAGCGGCCGCGCGGTCGATTTTGCGTGCAGCGTCGTGTAAACAATAGCAAGGTCCagagctataaataaatatttaaatatttatttatttaaatatATATAGCTCTGGCAAGGTCCAATCTATTAGAAAAGGCGACACCCCCTTTGGCCGCTTTGGTGCTATTTCCGTCGAGCCTTCCGCGAATGCGCGAACGTATCGTCGGCTCATCTAGAGATCGACATGTGAGTCTCCCACCAGTACGGGGACGTATTACGTAGTAGATAATGTCAGCAATCGTCGAATGCGTTCCGAATTTCTCGGAGGGTCGAAATCAGGAGACAATCGACGCAATTGCCGATGCAATTCGTCAAACGAACGATTGCCACTTGCTCGATGTCGATCCGGGTCCATCGACGAACCGAACTGTCTACACATTCGTTGGAAATCGtgaaagcgtcgtcgaaggagcGTTGAATGCGGCGAGAATAGCAAAGGAAAGAATCGACATGACGAAACACAAAGGTACGAAGGATAAGAGTCGTCGCTTTTATCTTCTTTTCCGTTCGCAGGGGCTCATCCTCGCATGGGAGCTCTCGACGTCTGTCCTTTTATTCCTATCAGCGGAATGACGCCCGAAGAGTGCGTCGATGCGTGCGCTGTCGAattcgctcgtcgactcgCTGCCGAATTGATCGTACCCGTCTATTTGTACGATCGCGCGGCGAAATGCGACGCGAGACGCGAATTGGCTAACATACGCGAAGGCGAATACGAAGGATTGGCTGAGAAAGTAAGACTGAACCGCTAAATGTGCGCTCGTCGAATagatttctctctcttagaTCGTGAAGCCTGAATGGAAACCCGATTATGGTCCGGCTCAATTGGTTGGGCGATGGGGCGCGTCCGTTGTCGGAGTTCGAAAATTTTTGATTGCTTATAATGTCAATTTGCTTGGCACGAAAGAACAGGCTCATCGAATTGCACTGGCAATTCGAACTTCAGGACGTGGGGGTGCAAATAAAGTGAGAGTGCGAGAAGATTGATGTAGACTGTATCTCTTACCTTCATCATCTTTAGCTGAAATGCTGCAAGGCATTGGGTTGGTATCTCGATGAAGTCGAGCTGGCTCAAGTGTCTATAAATCTTACCGATTTTGAAGTGACTCCTCCTCACGTTGCCTTCGAAGAATGTTCACGTCGTGCAAAggcataattaattaattagatacataaactttgattaaTACTGTAGGAATTGAATTTGGGTGTTGTTGGATCAGAAATAGTCGGGCTCGTTCCATTGGCTGCCTTGCTAGTGGCAGCTGACTATTATATCAAGAAGGAAAATCTGTTTGTCATTGGAGAGAAGCGGAAAATTCGTTTagtaaagaagaagacgacatgAGTGATATCGTCAtcgaaaattcgtttttttgtgtaggCAGTGGAGAGACTCGGTCTCGATTCTATTTCGAAATTTATACcggagaagaaaataattgaGTACATGATTGGTTTGAACGAAGACGGGCCATTGGTGTCGATGAGCGTTCGTCAGTTTATTGAAAGTTTGTCCAGTCGCACTTCAACTCCGGGAGGCGGATCAGCATCAGCTGCCTTTGCAGCAATGGTAAGATGATGGATAAATCTAAGCCAGAGTAATCAATGTATTTATCCTTATCCCTCAGGGAGCTGCTCTTGGTACGATGGTTGGATGGATGTCGTTTGGAAATAAGAAATTTGCTCCTCTTGACGCGATTATGCGTACGGCAATAGAACCTCTTCATTCGAACGTGCAAAAGCTCCTTCCTCTTATCGATGCCGATACAAATGCTTTTGATGACTATatggttaattaattcacgccttgtttgtttgtttgtttgtttgtaaGTTCTTTATAATTAAGAACTCTCTTTATTTAGGCTGCTCGTAAGCTTCCTAATGAAACGTCTGAAGAACAGGCGAAGTAAGTAGGTGACTTTTCTCCACTGCTAGTACGGTAGCTGGAGTTTGTAGACGAGACAAGGCGATGCAGGCGGGACTATTGACTGCAATACGGATACCAATGTCGGTTATGCATGCTGTAAATGATTGCTGGCCTGCCTTGCAGACAATAGCGGAAAAGGGAAACTTCAAGTGCATATCGGATGTTCAGGTTAGCATACCCCTCTAGAGATGGATAGAAAGATAGACCATACGTCATGTACTGTAGGTTGGTGCCAAGGGACTGGAAGCAGGAGTCTTTGGTGCCTATCATAATGTCATGGTCAATTGCAGTGAGCTGAGTGATGATGCTCTAAGAGCCAAAGTGAGATGACATAAATCGTCAGCGAGTGAGGCGGCTATTGTTTCTACTCTAGGTTGAGCAAGACGCTAAAGATGCACTCAACGTAGGATTGACGCGAAGTAGAGCGATTTTTGACTTGGTAGAAAAGAGagtttctgacgtcatatagGAGATACTTGTACGCGATTATGGATTGATCAGCTGGCAAAATCAGAGGGGGATACTTTGTCGTGATGTGATAGATAGGGTTGTAGAGATTCTTGatatagaaagaaaagagagtcgctgacgtcatatagTGGGTGGGGTTTATGACGCATGCTCCCCGAAGGCAGTGACGCAGGTGCGACGCAACGACTCGTCTTTTCTCGCTAGTTCGTACAGTACGTTTCGGCTGGCAGCATGGACTCTAAGCCTGagggagaaaagaagaagaagaagaagcagtcGAGAAAGCGTTCGAGGGAACCTTCTGTACGTCATAGACGTCACGTGCTGACTCAGACTGTCGTGGTAACtgttatttttattttttcctgaaaaggagaagaagaaaaagcgaaaatcgaaaaagcgCCCCCGCGAAGAATTTGAAGTTAGCTGGCTCTTTGATCCTTAGTCCGCCTTTTTCTAGAAATTTTTAGGAGACGTCGCCAGAGTCAAGGGAGAGCTCCAGTAAACATTCGAtgacggaggaggaggaggaggaggagaaagatgTACGCTCTTCGAACGCATCTCCGCCAAAACGAACGAGGTATTGGGGACAGGCAGGCATGTTGTCTGATAAAAGCTTACTCGTACATAATGCAGCCCAGTCAAGAAAATTATATTCGATTCTTCTATGATTTCGAAATTTTTGGATGAGGACGCCCTACTGGTTGACAAGTCGACGTACATTGCGAAGTTGGCGTCGTCAACTTGTACGAGTTTTTTTGTGGCTCGACCACGAAAGTTCGGAAAGACTCTCTTCTTGCGTTTTCTTCGGGAATTTTTCTTGGGCAACAGGGCCATATTCGAAAGCTTAGGGTTAGCTATTTGCAAGGATCCGTCGGTGAAGTGGAAGCGTTACCCTGTGATCCACATGGACATGTCGCTTGTCACTGGCGTGACAAGCATCGCTGAGTTTAAGTGGTCCCTAAAGAATATGGTTTGTCTAATGGACTGTTTCTGAGATGATCAAGTTActtattttttttaggtgcttGAAACTGCTTCCGATTTGGATATCCGTCTCGATGACGATCCtgattcgacggcgatcgcACTCTTTGCTCGTCTCATTAAAAGGGCCTatgaaaaggaaaaacagctcgtcgtcattctCATTGATGAATACGATGCGCCGTTTCTGAATAACCCGTCATTGGGAGATGAGTGCGAAAGGCTTCTTGCTTCCTTCTATGGGGTGATGAAAAGCACTACGGAATTTTTGCGATTTCGCTACGTTACGGGAATCACCCACTTCTGCTTGTCTGATTGCGGGAGTGGATTGAACGAACTTGATGACCTAGATGACAATCCATATTTTAACTATTCATCACTCTTTGGATACACTTTATCAGAAATCGTACAATTTTGTTCTGCTGAAGTGGATGCTGCAACCCAGCGCGAGGGGCTCACCCAAAACGAGGAAGAATTGGCCAGTCTTCTGAAATACTACGATGGCTACAACTGGGATAAGGAAGGAAGATCAGCGTACCAAGTGTATAATCCGTTTAGcgtcaattgttttttggctaagaagaaaatagtGTCTTACTGGGGAGTCCGAGGCATTCCTTCGTGGATGAAGGGGACGCTTGTCAAGTATGACTACGTGACTTTATCATTGCATTTGGAATCGTCAATGTCATCGCGCCCTACTTCACTTACAGAAATATGTGGGGAAAAGCCATCAAGTGAAGTGATTCCTTACGTACTGTGGGAGAGTGGAATTTTGAGGCAGAAGTCTACGGGTGGTTACTCTTTTGTGAATGATGAGGCACGTGATGCATTCAAGACCATTGTTTTGAATCATTGCCCAAGGCCATCCACCACCTCTGACTTCTCTCCTCATCTGAATTCTATCAAGCAACGTTTTGCTTGCGATGATATCAAAGGAGTTTTTGACGACTTGgagaaaattttcaattcatTTCCTGACGTCGTGAGGAACCGGAGCCAGAGTCAAAAGAACGAATATCCTTACCATCTTTCAATTTACGTCATTTTCTTGATGCAAGCTGACGTTAAAGTTGGTACTCCTGAAACGTCAGCCGGAGGGGGGAGAATTGACTTATATGTTGCTACAAAGTCAACAATTTTTGTCATCGAGTTCAAAGTGAACAGAAGTGTGAAAGAGGCTCTAAAGCAGATCAAAGATAACGAATATTCACGATGGGGCGAAGTCTATCTGTCATCAGGACAGTTTTATCATCACATAAAGAAAGCAGTTGGAGTCAACTTTGGAATAAAAGATCATGGGTTAGAAGTGGAAACGGGTGTTGAAGATTTACAAAtaactatttaattaatgtgacACTAATGGCTGACTGTGTTGATAATTTCATTCTGTctgtttttctgttgaatagaagaaaaagtaggCAAGGACCGTGTCTGGTAAGGTTGAGCAAGATGCTGAAGATGAATTCAACGTCATGGTATTTGGACTTGGTCGAAAAGAGAgttgctgacgtcatatagGAGATATTGGTTGACACACACGTGGTTGGTGGAGAGTGGGTGTGGCTCTAAAGATGGACGAGACGAACTTGTGCCAGTCGTGTTCGATTTATCTTCAAGAACCCTTTATTCGATGCGTTTCTTGTCCCGGAATTGTTGACGTGTGCCTTCAAGTGAGAAAGACCCCCCTTTTCGCTGCGCGTTTGCCTAATTTCTCTCCCGAGTGTTTCGCAAAAGGTTCTCAATTTGCTCGTCACTCAAACGACCACGACTACGCCGTTATGGTCGGTCTAGCCGATCGTCCGGTGGATCGCgacttgtttttcttttttagacgCACGCCTTTCCGATCGGAACGGATGGAAATTGGACGGCAAGAGAAGACGTCGCTCTCCTCGCCGCaatcgaagaaaacggaCTGGGAAACTGGTATGTGCAAGAGAGATGCGTCGGAGAGGTGATAGACTCTACTCTAGGATCGAAGCATCGCAGCGAGTCaagacgaaatcgagcgaAGGTGCGCGCATGAGTGAGAGGTGGGGCCCCCAAACCGCCTAGTgtcatctttttttcagaatgTCGTCGGCATTATTACGCTGctcatttcgtcgaatcAGTCGCCGAAAATTCACGTGAGATgtctcgtgacgtcataattttcaTCAGTCAGGTTTTTTAGAAGCGTCTTTTCGGGAAGAGCGACATCAATTTGCTGTGAAACGAGGTTGATTCTCCATAGTGATAGAATGATGTTGATACATTTTGCTATGTCTGCGTAGTGTCTCAAGATCCTCCTCGACCGGCGTTTGGCACGCCGCAGTCAATTGAAATGGCCGGCTATATGCCGTGGAGGGGAGATTTTCAAATAGTGAGCATCTGTTTCATTTTTGTGTGCCCAACTAATATTTTCCCCCAAAAAAGGAGTATAAAGATTCAGCAGAGCAGCTTTTGAATGAGATGAAATTTACTGATGAAGATACGCCGCTAGAAATAGGTCTGTTAGCTAGACAGGCTACAAGTGGcatttttccttccttttaTCTATTGTATGCAGATGTAAAACTTGCTATAGTAGACATGTACGAAAGGATTTTAGATGAACGAAGCGTTCGAAAGAGGTCTTTGATATGAGAGGAGAGGAGGCTAGGaatcgaattttctcttATCTAGAATTGTACGTGATCATGGATTGATCAGCTGGAAAAATCACAgaggtattaattaattaattaattaattaattgtcaTGATCTCTTTTTCTAGTCTATGATATGAAGCAGGTTTCATTTGGATTGTGCGTAGTGCTATACGTATTagtatacatgtatatgcCAATGGGGGTGATTGTGACGCTTTAGAGAATTGGAGGCCGCTTTGAAGCCTTTTACGAGGCTTCACTCACCTGAGGCGCACGAACGATTTACACAGGGACTAATTTGTGAGAGTCAGCGCGTTCTTAGTCAGACAGTATTGTACTCATGATTTGTTTTAGATGAAGAAATTCTTAAGAATGATATCACTCGTTTGCAGCAATGTCGAAGAAATGGACTGAAGACAAGAAGCTgtgagaggaggaggaagaggccaataattaaatattaataaattatgtAACGCGCCGTAGCAATTgacttttttgaaaagatgaagatgaggcgaaaaagcggaagtagtcgaaagcgaaaagcagtcaatgccgccgccgccgccgccgccgccgctgccgcaaCGCCGTtcaatttcttattagatGAAGACAAAGACAGTAAAACCCGGGGCTTTCCAATGGAATCAAAGAGATTGGTCGTGATGCCAACGGCAACACCGGGCGTATTTTCAAGAGGTACACTACGCTGTAGAGAGAGTAAATGAtgtattttattttgttgGCGCGAAGGGAAAAAGCCTCCCAGTCGTTTAGATATATCATCTTTACCTGGCGTTGAGAGGTTGATTGAGGAGGAGCAGGAGGTAGATATACGTACACTATGTAGCATTTAATGAACATGTACTATTCTTTCAGCTGTGCTCATTGCTTCGTCTGCAACCACTTGCCTATTTGCAATACAAGCAGACTCTAGTGGAAGAATGCACGAAGACGGGACGAGTCAAATTGGCTGACGCTCGTCGTATTGTtcgcattgacgtcaataagACGAGAGCGCTGTacgacttttttcttcaaaagggCTGGATCAAGACGTGAAGGACAAGAGCAAATGTGCTCGAATTGTGTTcaaattgattaattaatttattcaTCTGCGCAGACTCTAGTTTAACTCTAGTTTAGCCCGTGCCTTCGCGcgtggaagagaaaaaaaatgacggaACAGGTTTGGAGCTGTTTCATGCTACGATAAGGTCTATGGTTGTTTGCAGGTGGTTGTGGACGAACATTTTCGAAGTATGGGCTTCCGATTTGGCGATCGGCGTTGAAACGCTTTCTACAATGTTGAATATAGTCAAGGTACGTTGCCGATGCGAATGGATGCGTGGTAGAGAGTCCGAGACCACCGTAAACCAACCAACCAACCAACCACAGATATAGGTCTATAGTAAGACACTGGGCTCCTTGCAGGTGTTGCTGCAGGCAAAtgcaattaattataatGCATGCACGATTAGAAACGAGTGCTGTCAGTCAAAGTGAAGGAGGAGGCTTATCTTCTTGGTCACGCGAGCTCACGCCAAACTTGCAACGTTGGACTGCTAGTAAATCTTAGTATTCACTGGAGAGTCCGTACGAAATTGATCGTGTTACTTCAATTCGTGGGCACCGCATTCCATGACAGTGTTCTCAGCTGACTGTAAACACTGCTAACAAGCATTTGTTTATAGGTCGAGTGTCCAGTCTTGCCTTACCTCCGCACTCGCCTACGCATAAATTTGAACGCTTAGCCAATCGTTGCAAGAGCTCGTGATTAGACTGCGGCGAAAACAGGAAAATGATTTGCATATTTCCTATAACTTCGTGTGCTCGAGTTAATTGACGCATTCGCAGTTTGAACACAACAACCGCCTAGTTCGCGATCGACCCTAATGCagttcgtcatcgtctttcttcttttctttgtcgcaCTCGTCTCAGTGACAAGAAGTAGGGTTTGAAGAAGCAAGCGAAAAACTGTATACAAGGATGTAAAATCTGCTATATAATATAGGTTCATCTTGCACCAGAGACGAGTCTACGTGGGAAGTTGGTACAAGACCTCTTGCTTCAGAAATTTGGAAGCATTGCGGCGTCGCAGGGACGACGAGAGGGAAAAGAGATTCATCTCATTCTGGGGCTGTGATTGGGACTACGGCTGCAGGCACACCGCAATCCTGTGCAAAGGAAACGTTTACGACCTAACGAAGCCAAAGCCAAGCAGTGACTACGCGAGACCGCGAGAGAATGCAGAACCGTGGGAAAGTATGACTCAAACCGCCGTTGAGACCGGTTCGAGCTACTGTACCACAACCGAAGTGGACAACTTCAACAGACACTACGCTTATCAAAAATACAGCATGTGCTCGTTCAATTGCCAAACGTACGTCAAAGCATTGAAAAATTTCCTAGAATCATGCCATTGCTACGGAGAAATCAATGCGCCAGCTAATTCCGCAAAAGTAGGAGGAATAAAAGTGCCAGCTAATGctgcagaagcagcagcgaAAGCGTCCATTTCTGCATGCGTTGCAATATTCGTTGCcttgcttcttttttagtACTTTGCATGTTGGACACGCTCGACTTtagccgctgccgctgcatTTGACCAATCTGTCtgcttttttttgctttgatATATTTGCCACTAGCTGTCATTTTCACGGTGTTTGCGAGTCGTCATGCAACGGAGCTTCTGGCTACTTTCTAggccgcctcctcctcctggTAGTACCGTCACCGTGACCCTGGTACagtagcctcgcaagccaggccGTTTTCCTTCTATTCTCTCTCCGTGGGGAGAGTGTAGGAGGAAAAGGACCCGAAgggaaaaaattaaataattaatcgattTAGTTACGTACAGGTATTAGCTCGTCTAGCGTGCTCTAGTCATCTCGcgtggaagagaaaaatgtcaGAACAGGTTTGGAGCTTTTTCGTGCTACGATAAGGCCTCTAGTTGTTTGCAGGTAACCGTGGACGAACTCATAGCTCATCTTCTAAGCATGggcttcgatttcgacgattgCCAGAAGGCGATCGGCGCTGGAATGCTTTCGGCCGATTCAGCGATCGAATGGTCAGTCGTAGCAGTGAAAATAGGGACACCTAATGCGATGCTTCGATGTTTGTAGGATAGTGAAACAAAAGGAAAGCGCTTCAAATCGGGGGGCCGCCGCTCCTCTcactcttcgtcttccagcAAGAGAAGAACACGTGacttcgatgacgacgaaggatAGTGATGCGACGGCCAGCGCTGGGCCTCCTCCGAAGAAGCCTgagccgtcgtcgcaaccAACGATTAAAAGTCGATATAGTCTGAACGATTCGCAGAGACGGGACAAGGCTCGATTTCACGACAAGGAGAGAGAACAGGCAAAGAAAGTGGCAAAACagagaaaggaagaagaaagaaaagtgtgACCGAGTCATTCACTCACTTAGAGCCACGAGTTCTATTTGCTGATTTAGGCTTTGGAGCAAATTCGGAGGCAAATTGAAGACGATCGTGAAAGGCAGAAGGAGAGAAGACAGCAAAAGGCATCTCAATCTCAATCCCAATCTCAATCTCAATCTCAATCGATGATGAGCGATTCGCCTGCAAAAAAGAAGGTGACTGCGTCGATGCACTGCACTCTTCAGGTAAGATATATAAGAAGTGATACAGTATCCTATTTTATTTGTGTGATCTACTCTAGATACGATTTCCTGATGGAAAGATGCTGAGGATTTCGTTTGAGCCGAGTGATTCGTTGCAACACGTCGCTGACCTTCTTTCAAAGGAACATACCTTTTCCTCtgactttgtcttcattCAGGTGGTCAgcaatagagagagagatacgTGTGATCACTATTCTATTCTTTTGCCGTAGCCTTTTCCTCGTCGAGAATTCAGTGAAGCAGAAATGAAGGAATCGTTGCAAGAACTCGGCTTGACGCCCACGGGATCTCTTGTACTCAAGAAGTGTGAAAAACGAGCAGGAGCAGTGACTGAAGCagccaaagaagaagaagagatgacggcatctcctcctcctcctcctcctccttctcacTCAGATGAAgagattgaagaagagaaggaagataTTAGCGGCGGTGACTCTAGTGACAAtattggcgacgacgatgatgatgatgaagacgacgcggCAGAAGCGGCGCCACTGCCGTTGCTgttgccgccgttgccgcacGTTCCTCATCTGCACCACCATCCATTTGCTCAGCAACAACATTTTCACGGATCTGGTAATCGATTAGGTGGACACTCAAAagccggcggcggagaagaggacgttgacgacgaaattgccgccgccgccgccgccgcaggcGAAGCTGGTAAGAACGCTTTAGAGAATTGcgtaatttattttctttctttttagctAGGGAAGCGGCTATCAAACGTTGGACTAATCCAAAGGATACGTCTTTGAGTGATGATGGGGTAGGGGGGGTAGGAGTGTCTCACACGCAGCAGCGAAAAGTCGTCTCT contains:
- the LOC136187218 gene encoding formimidoyltransferase-cyclodeaminase-like — protein: MSAIVECVPNFSEGRNQETIDAIADAIRQTNDCHLLDVDPGPSTNRTVYTFVGNRESVVEGALNAARIAKERIDMTKHKGAHPRMGALDVCPFIPISGMTPEECVDACAVEFARRLAAELIVPVYLYDRAAKCDARRELANIREGEYEGLAEKIVKPEWKPDYGPAQLVGRWGASVVGVRKFLIAYNVNLLGTKEQAHRIALAIRTSGRGGANKLKCCKALGWYLDEVELAQVSINLTDFEVTPPHVAFEECSRRAKELNLGVVGSEIVGLVPLAALLVAADYYIKKENLFVIGEKRKIRLAVERLGLDSISKFIPEKKIIEYMIGLNEDGPLVSMSVRQFIESLSSRTSTPGGGSASAAFAAMGAALGTMVGWMSFGNKKFAPLDAIMRTAIEPLHSNVQKLLPLIDADTNAFDDYMAARKLPNETSEEQAKRDKAMQAGLLTAIRIPMSVMHAVNDCWPALQTIAEKGNFKCISDVQVGAKGLEAGVFGAYHNVMVNCSELSDDALRAKVEQDAKDALNVGLTRSRAIFDLVEKRVSDVI
- the LOC136187215 gene encoding uncharacterized protein in vnfD 5'region-like yields the protein MDSKPEGEKKKKKKQSRKRSREPSEKKKKRKSKKRPREEFEETSPESRESSSKHSMTEEEEEEEKDVRSSNASPPKRTSPVKKIIFDSSMISKFLDEDALLVDKSTYIAKLASSTCTSFFVARPRKFGKTLFLRFLREFFLGNRAIFESLGLAICKDPSVKWKRYPVIHMDMSLVTGVTSIAEFKWSLKNMVLETASDLDIRLDDDPDSTAIALFARLIKRAYEKEKQLVVILIDEYDAPFLNNPSLGDECERLLASFYGVMKSTTEFLRFRYVTGITHFCLSDCGSGLNELDDLDDNPYFNYSSLFGYTLSEIVQFCSAEVDAATQREGLTQNEEELASLLKYYDGYNWDKEGRSAYQVYNPFSVNCFLAKKKIVSYWGVRGIPSWMKGTLVKYDYVTLSLHLESSMSSRPTSLTEICGEKPSSEVIPYVLWESGILRQKSTGGYSFVNDEARDAFKTIVLNHCPRPSTTSDFSPHLNSIKQRFACDDIKGVFDDLEKIFNSFPDVVRNRSQSQKNEYPYHLSIYVIFLMQADVKVGTPETSAGGGRIDLYVATKSTIFVIEFKVNRSVKEALKQIKDNEYSRWGEVYLSSGQFYHHIKKAVGVNFGIKDHGLEVETGVEDLQITI
- the LOC136187135 gene encoding transcriptional adapter 2-alpha-like isoform X2, yielding MDETNLCQSCSIYLQEPFIRCVSCPGIVDVCLQCFAKGSQFARHSNDHDYAVMTHAFPIGTDGNWTAREDVALLAAIEENGLGNWIEASQRVKTKSSEECRRHYYAAHFVESVAENSQASFREERHQFAVKRVSQDPPRPAFGTPQSIEMAGYMPWRGDFQIEYKDSAEQLLNEMKFTDEDTPLEIDVKLAIVDMYERILDERSVRKRIVRDHGLISWKNHRVYDMKQVSFGLELEAALKPFTRLHSPEAHERFTQGLIYEEILKNDITRLQQCRRNGLKTRSSIDFFEKMKMRRKSGSSRKRKAVNAAAAAAAAAAATPFNFLLDEDKDSKTRGFPMESKRLVVMPTATPGVFSRGKKPPSRLDISSLPGVERLIEEEQELCSLLRLQPLAYLQYKQTLVEECTKTGRVKLADARRIVRIDVNKTRALYDFFLQKGWIKT
- the LOC136187135 gene encoding transcriptional adapter 2-alpha-like isoform X1; this encodes MDETNLCQSCSIYLQEPFIRCVSCPGIVDVCLQVRKTPLFAARLPNFSPECFAKGSQFARHSNDHDYAVMTHAFPIGTDGNWTAREDVALLAAIEENGLGNWIEASQRVKTKSSEECRRHYYAAHFVESVAENSQASFREERHQFAVKRVSQDPPRPAFGTPQSIEMAGYMPWRGDFQIEYKDSAEQLLNEMKFTDEDTPLEIDVKLAIVDMYERILDERSVRKRIVRDHGLISWKNHRVYDMKQVSFGLELEAALKPFTRLHSPEAHERFTQGLIYEEILKNDITRLQQCRRNGLKTRSSIDFFEKMKMRRKSGSSRKRKAVNAAAAAAAAAAATPFNFLLDEDKDSKTRGFPMESKRLVVMPTATPGVFSRGKKPPSRLDISSLPGVERLIEEEQELCSLLRLQPLAYLQYKQTLVEECTKTGRVKLADARRIVRIDVNKTRALYDFFLQKGWIKT
- the LOC136187135 gene encoding transcriptional adapter 2-alpha-like isoform X3 gives rise to the protein MTHAFPIGTDGNWTAREDVALLAAIEENGLGNWIEASQRVKTKSSEECRRHYYAAHFVESVAENSQASFREERHQFAVKRVSQDPPRPAFGTPQSIEMAGYMPWRGDFQIEYKDSAEQLLNEMKFTDEDTPLEIDVKLAIVDMYERILDERSVRKRIVRDHGLISWKNHRVYDMKQVSFGLELEAALKPFTRLHSPEAHERFTQGLIYEEILKNDITRLQQCRRNGLKTRSSIDFFEKMKMRRKSGSSRKRKAVNAAAAAAAAAAATPFNFLLDEDKDSKTRGFPMESKRLVVMPTATPGVFSRGKKPPSRLDISSLPGVERLIEEEQELCSLLRLQPLAYLQYKQTLVEECTKTGRVKLADARRIVRIDVNKTRALYDFFLQKGWIKT